The following proteins come from a genomic window of Peptoniphilus equinus:
- the feoB gene encoding ferrous iron transport protein B, translating into MSYTIALAGNPNSGKTTLFNALTGSHQYVGNWPGVTVEKKTGEYKKDTSIFFTDLPGIYSLSPYTLEEVVSRDYLLNEKPDAIINVVDASNIERNLYLTTQLLELGIPTVLALNMMDVVRKNKDRIDVAKLERDLGCKIVEISALKNENIDTLVNEAVRLSQKPAQLSFSEGVENFLSEIETMVPGLKSNPANRFLVVKLFELDSKIMDHYQLDKGEREKLQAIADRADAMYDDDTEGIITDERYTNITAIVGGAVKKGQTGLSTSDKIDKIVTNRFLALPIFIAIMTCIYYIAIGVVGGPVTDWVNDSLFGGVISESATAFLEGMAVAPWLVSLIVDGIIGGVGGVLGFLPIIATLFLLISILEDVGYMARIAFILDKIFRRFGLSGKSFIPILIGTGCSVPGIIGTRTIENDNDRRMTIAVAAFMPCGAKTEIIAMFAAVLGGAFWYGPLWYFGGIVAVIITGIMLKKTKRFHGDPAPFVMELPQYHFPSIVNCLKATWTRCKAFIVKAGTVILLCTVAIWVLQNISVHGEFVSWESDSVDSLLSFIGKKIAWIFAPLGFGEWKAAVATVLGLVAKEVVVGTYGVVAGLGEVGADDPGLVPLIQQNFNTVSILAFMFFNQLTIPCFAAMGAIRSEMNDNKWFLFTVGYQIAFSYTIALMIYQFGRVLVLNQPATVWTGIAFVILIGYIYFLFRPNKYKDLRTVQVRSVKE; encoded by the coding sequence ATGAGCTATACTATTGCCTTAGCAGGTAACCCGAACAGCGGGAAAACCACACTGTTTAATGCTCTCACCGGATCTCATCAATATGTGGGTAATTGGCCCGGTGTGACTGTCGAAAAAAAGACCGGCGAATATAAAAAAGACACCAGTATCTTTTTCACTGACTTGCCGGGGATCTATTCTCTGTCACCCTATACCTTGGAAGAAGTGGTGTCGAGAGATTATCTGTTAAATGAGAAGCCTGATGCGATTATCAATGTGGTGGATGCATCCAACATTGAGCGGAATTTATATCTCACCACACAGTTGTTGGAGCTGGGTATTCCAACAGTCCTTGCACTGAATATGATGGATGTGGTGCGAAAAAATAAAGACCGCATTGATGTAGCGAAACTGGAGCGGGATTTAGGCTGCAAAATTGTCGAGATATCCGCCCTTAAGAATGAAAACATCGATACTTTGGTGAATGAGGCTGTACGTTTGTCTCAAAAGCCCGCACAACTGTCCTTTTCAGAAGGCGTGGAGAACTTCCTATCCGAGATTGAGACGATGGTGCCTGGTCTAAAGTCGAATCCGGCAAACCGATTTTTAGTGGTGAAACTTTTTGAGCTGGATAGTAAGATTATGGATCACTATCAGCTGGACAAAGGGGAACGGGAGAAACTTCAAGCCATTGCGGATCGTGCCGACGCCATGTATGACGATGATACGGAAGGTATTATTACTGATGAGCGCTATACCAACATCACGGCTATCGTAGGTGGCGCGGTTAAGAAAGGTCAAACTGGACTCAGCACGTCGGATAAAATTGATAAGATCGTGACGAACCGTTTTTTGGCGCTGCCTATTTTTATCGCCATTATGACCTGCATTTACTACATTGCCATCGGGGTTGTCGGCGGCCCGGTCACAGATTGGGTGAACGACTCCCTATTTGGCGGTGTCATCTCTGAATCGGCAACGGCATTTCTTGAAGGAATGGCTGTGGCGCCGTGGCTGGTATCTCTCATTGTGGACGGTATCATCGGCGGGGTCGGCGGGGTCCTAGGTTTTCTGCCTATTATTGCCACCCTCTTTTTACTCATTTCCATTCTGGAAGATGTGGGATATATGGCGCGGATTGCGTTTATTCTGGATAAAATTTTCCGTCGTTTCGGTCTGTCCGGGAAGAGTTTTATTCCTATTCTTATCGGTACAGGGTGTTCTGTACCCGGGATTATCGGGACGCGTACGATTGAAAATGACAACGACCGTCGTATGACCATTGCTGTTGCGGCATTTATGCCATGTGGGGCAAAGACGGAAATCATCGCCATGTTTGCAGCTGTTCTCGGCGGCGCCTTTTGGTACGGGCCGCTGTGGTACTTCGGCGGCATTGTTGCGGTCATTATCACCGGCATTATGCTGAAAAAGACGAAGCGATTCCACGGCGATCCGGCACCTTTTGTCATGGAGCTGCCGCAGTACCACTTCCCGTCCATTGTGAACTGTTTAAAGGCGACGTGGACACGTTGTAAAGCTTTTATCGTCAAAGCTGGGACGGTGATTCTTCTGTGTACCGTAGCCATTTGGGTCCTTCAAAATATTTCTGTGCACGGTGAGTTTGTCAGCTGGGAATCGGATTCTGTCGATTCACTGCTCTCCTTTATCGGCAAGAAGATCGCGTGGATCTTTGCGCCCCTTGGCTTTGGCGAATGGAAAGCGGCTGTGGCCACGGTCCTTGGCCTGGTAGCTAAAGAGGTCGTAGTGGGAACCTATGGCGTGGTAGCCGGTCTCGGTGAAGTGGGGGCGGACGACCCGGGTCTTGTACCGCTCATCCAACAAAACTTCAACACGGTGTCCATTTTAGCTTTTATGTTCTTCAACCAGCTCACCATTCCCTGCTTTGCAGCGATGGGAGCCATTCGCTCCGAAATGAACGACAATAAGTGGTTCCTCTTTACTGTCGGTTATCAAATTGCGTTTTCTTACACGATAGCGCTGATGATTTATCAGTTCGGACGCGTTTTGGTCTTGAACCAGCCGGCTACGGTGTGGACGGGGATTGCCTTTGTCATTCTCATCGGCTATATCTACTTTTTGTTCAGACCGAACAAGTACAAAGATTTACGCACGGTTCAAGTGCGTTCAGTAAAGGAGTAA
- a CDS encoding FeoA family protein: MTLREAIVGKYYSVRRINGQGPLKRRIMDMGITKGSEIYIRKVAPLGDPVQINIRNYELSIRRDDAELIEIEEIVK, encoded by the coding sequence ATGACTTTACGAGAAGCTATAGTAGGCAAATACTACAGCGTCAGAAGAATTAACGGTCAAGGGCCGTTGAAACGCAGAATTATGGATATGGGAATCACCAAAGGTTCCGAGATTTACATACGAAAGGTCGCACCGCTCGGCGATCCGGTTCAAATTAATATCAGAAACTATGAGTTGAGCATTCGTCGCGACGATGCTGAGCTTATTGAAATTGAAGAGATTGTCAAATAG
- a CDS encoding FeoA family protein, which yields MLSLLMAPMNRELKIVKIKTKKLPGDFQTKHLNNLGFIEGSTLKVVSENAGNLIVNIKGSRVAIGKDVAAAFMVGE from the coding sequence ATGTTAAGTTTACTCATGGCTCCCATGAATCGGGAGCTCAAGATTGTGAAGATCAAAACGAAAAAATTGCCGGGAGATTTTCAGACGAAGCATTTAAATAACTTGGGCTTTATTGAAGGTTCAACGTTAAAAGTCGTCAGTGAAAATGCGGGCAATTTGATTGTAAATATCAAGGGGTCACGTGTTGCCATCGGCAAAGACGTGGCTGCAGCATTTATGGTAGGAGAATAG